GACACCATGATGCGCAGCGTTCTGGCAGATACGATTTTTTCCTTCAACACCAACAAGCGCATTTTCAACTCGCTGCTGCTCCTGAGCCGACTCCAGCAGTGGCAAAAGGTTCTGCGATCGGTTTCGTCCACCTCAAAGTTCACCCTGCCTGACGAAAGCCGCAGAGAATATTACGGCCTGGCCCGCGAGGCAGCCGAAAGCGTGCTGATACTGATGAATGAAAGCCCCTACTGGAAGGCTGACCCCACGGGGGAAAGAGCCATCTCCGCCGCGCGCATGATCCGCAAAAATCTCCACCTGCTGTGGCTGGAGGGAAAGGTCAGCGACGCTGAGGCGGGAAAAATTGTCGACGGTTTGAAACCCCGCTTCCGCGAGGGAATTACGCGTCCCAAAGAGGTGCTTGATCTGTTGTCCAGCGCCTGATGAAATCAGGTCCCCTTGCGCAGGGACTGGATGCGATCGAGGATGTGCCGGGCGACCTCGTCCTTGGTCATTTCGGGCAAAGCCTCTTCTGTCCCGTCGGGCTGCAGAAGGCGCACGATGTTGGTGTCGACATCAAAGCCGGCTCGCTCCTGGGTCACGTCGTTGGCCACCATCAGGTCCAGGTTCTTGGCACGCATTTTCTTGCGGGCATTCTCCAGCAAGTCGCAGGTTTCTGCGGCAAATCCCACCAGAAATCGGTCCCCCTTGCGGAGTCCGAGTTCCGCGAGTATGTCGGGGTTTTTCTCCAACTCCAAACTCAGTGACTCCCGATCTGCTTTTTTAACCTTGCGCTCACTGCGTCGCGCTGGGCGATAATCGGCCACGGCGGCCGCCTTGATCGCAATGCTGACCTCACCCCAGCGATCCAGCACCGCGTTACGCATCTCTTCAGCACTCACCACGCAAATCCGCTCTACCCCCCAAGGAGCCGTCAGGGCGCTCGGCCCACTCACCAGCAACACCCGCGCGCCGCGCAACCGCGCAGCACGGGCCAGGGCATAACCCATCTTACCCGATGAGTAGTTACTGACGAAGCGCACCGGATCTATTTCTTCGCGCGTCGGACCGGCGGTAACCAGGACTGTTTCGCCGACCAAATCCTGGGGCATCAATACGGCCAGGGTTTCTTCGAAAATATGTCCAGTGTCGGCCAGTTTGCCTTTGCCTTCCCAGCCGCAGGCGAGAAACCCGGTCGCCGGCTCGACGAATCGCAGGCCGAGGGCCGCAAGCTTGGCCTGGTTCTGCTGGTAAACAGGGTTCTCCCACATGTTGACGTTCATGGCCGGCGCAAACAGCACCGGCGCCTTGGTCGCCATGAGGGTCGTGGTCAGCAGGTCATCGGCGATGCCCGAAGCGACCTTGCCGACGACATTGGCGGTGGCCGGTGCCACGACAAAGACATCGGCGCGGTCGGCCAGGGAGATATGGCCGATTTCGCGCTCCTGCAAGAGGTTGAAGAGCTCGCAATGGACAGGATTGCCGGTGAGCGTCTGAAAAGTCAGCGGCGTTATGAACTCCTGGGCGCTGCGGGTCATGATCACATGCACCTCGGCTCCCGCCTTGACATAGAGCCGCACCAGTTCCGCCGCCTTATAGGCGGCAATTCCCCCGCAGACTCCGAGGACGATGGTTTTTTCACGCAACAGCATAAGGCACTCCCCTGCCAGCCGGCAACAGGACTTAGAGAAAGGGGTTGGAACGTTTCTCACGGCCGATGCTGGAATCCGGACCATGACCCGGATGCACCAGTGTGTCTTCGGGCAGAACCAGCAGTTGGTCGCGAATCGCCGTCAGCAATTGGTCAAGGTCGCCGCCGGGCAGGTCGGTACGACCGATGGAGCCTGCAAACAGTGCGTCTCCGGTAAAAACATGGTCGTCCACATACAGAGAAATTCCCCCGGGAGAATGACCGGGGGTTGCCAACACCTTAACCTCCAGGCTGCCCAGGGTCAGAGTTTCGCCCCCGTCAAGCATTCGCGAAGGAGGCGCGGAGGCGCTCACGCTCAATCCATAAAGGGCGGCATGCTGCTCAGCCTTGTCCAGCAGAGCGAGATCGCCGCGGTGAATGAGCAGTTCGGCGCCGGTCTGCTCCACCAACAGGTGGTTGGCGCCAATGTGGTCAAAATGGCCATGGGTGTTGATCACCAGCTTCGCCGTTGCGCCGAGCCGCTGCAAAGCGGCCGTAATGCGTTCGCCCTCCGCGCCCGGATCAATGACGGCGGCCTCCAGGGTCTGCGGACAGGCAAGGATGAAACAGTTGACCTGCAAAGGCCCCACGACTATGCGTTCAACAATCACCGATTACTCCTTATCGTCTTGCGTAGAGAAAAGATCGAGACTCTTGCCCCGTAACTGGTCGCCCAGGGTAAAGCTCGCGCCGCGCGAGCGACTCTCGTTGCTTTTGACGGCCCGGCCCGGCATCGTCTGGGGCTTAGCCGCGGATTGGGGCTTTACAGCCGGTGCCGGCCCCTCAACTGCCGCCGGCGCGGCGGCTTCAGCGCCAAAAGAATCTTTAAAAAAGTAGCGATCATAGAGACGGTGGTAGGCAGTCCAGCCACTCGGACTATCAGGCTCACGCTCCATGTGCGTGCGCACACCGTTGATCTTGGAGTCGAGGTCATCAAGAAAATTGAGGATCACCGCCTCGATGATCTTGGGTCGCTTGGGAGAGCCATATTCATACTGCCCGTGATGAGAGAGCAGCAGGTGTTTGAGCAGCATGGCCAGCCGCGGGGGAAAACCG
The nucleotide sequence above comes from Geoalkalibacter ferrihydriticus DSM 17813. Encoded proteins:
- a CDS encoding MBL fold metallo-hydrolase; this translates as MIVERIVVGPLQVNCFILACPQTLEAAVIDPGAEGERITAALQRLGATAKLVINTHGHFDHIGANHLLVEQTGAELLIHRGDLALLDKAEQHAALYGLSVSASAPPSRMLDGGETLTLGSLEVKVLATPGHSPGGISLYVDDHVFTGDALFAGSIGRTDLPGGDLDQLLTAIRDQLLVLPEDTLVHPGHGPDSSIGREKRSNPFL
- the coaBC gene encoding bifunctional phosphopantothenoylcysteine decarboxylase/phosphopantothenate--cysteine ligase CoaBC: MLREKTIVLGVCGGIAAYKAAELVRLYVKAGAEVHVIMTRSAQEFITPLTFQTLTGNPVHCELFNLLQEREIGHISLADRADVFVVAPATANVVGKVASGIADDLLTTTLMATKAPVLFAPAMNVNMWENPVYQQNQAKLAALGLRFVEPATGFLACGWEGKGKLADTGHIFEETLAVLMPQDLVGETVLVTAGPTREEIDPVRFVSNYSSGKMGYALARAARLRGARVLLVSGPSALTAPWGVERICVVSAEEMRNAVLDRWGEVSIAIKAAAVADYRPARRSERKVKKADRESLSLELEKNPDILAELGLRKGDRFLVGFAAETCDLLENARKKMRAKNLDLMVANDVTQERAGFDVDTNIVRLLQPDGTEEALPEMTKDEVARHILDRIQSLRKGT